The following DNA comes from Acholeplasma equirhinis.
AAACCAACTTCGTTCGCATCAAATCTTGGTAGTTTTAAGAAACTATCAGCAAGTAAAACACCAACTAAAGAAATTTTATCTTTAAAGAGTGATTTTAATGCCATTTGAGTTCCGATAAATATTTTTCTATCTTTTAACGTTGTATTTTTAATGATTTCATATGTTTCTTTTGAACTTAAGGTATCTTTATCAATTTGAATGATGGTTTCATTTGGATATACTTTGTTTAGATACGTTTTTAAAAGTTCAATCCCCGCACCAACTGGTTTCATTGAATCTTTACCACAAATAGGACAAGTCTTTGTAAAATGTTCTTGATATTTCGTTAAATTTGACCTTAACATACCGGTCTTTTCAATGTAATTTAATGGAATATCTGTTGCAGGATCTTTTGGAACATGGGAACAACTTCGACACATGACAAATCGAGATAATCCTTTTTGATTTAAAACGAGTAAACTATTTTTATTTAAAGTAAGTGCTTCATCTATTTTTTCTCTTAGAACATGACTTAACATCTTGGTATTACCAAGTTTAAGTTCTTCTTTCATATCAACTAAAGTTATCTTGGTGTCAAAGTTATCTTTCTTTAAATCAATATAAGTATAGTTACCTAAATCGATTTGATAAAAATCATTTAAGGTTTTCGTATGTGTATTTAAAAAGAGTGGAATTTGATTGATTTCAGCTCTTAAAGTTAAGAGTTTAAATGGATCATAATAGAGGCCTTCAAATGGATAATAAGCCTCATCGTGACTAAATAGAATAAAGATGCCACCTAAGTTTTTAAACTGTGTAAAAACAGATAAACGTGTTCCAATCGCAATCCTTGCATCATTATCCAATAAACTTTCTTGATTTAAATAACGTTCTTTATACGTTTGATCACTTGAAATCCCCACAACCAAAACATCTTTAAAACCTTCTTTAAATAAATCTATATAGTGGTCAACCATAAACTTTTCTGGAACGAGTACTAAGACTTGTTGACCTTGATCAATGATTTTTCTTACTGCATGTTGAATAAAGGTTCTAGAATCTTCGTTCATACCTTCAATTAAATACGTATTAAATTGATTGAACTCAATTTCATTAAAAGGTTTTTGAAGTTTATCTTTTAATGGTTTTAATTCAAGTCTTTCTGTTGTTTCATCTTCTAAACGCTTTAAAATATCCAGTTCTTCTAGACAGCCATTTTTAATTAGGGTTTTAATTGAACTTGAACCATAAATCTCAACAAGTTCTTTTTTAAGTATTTTATATCGGCCATCAAAATGACTAACAATTTCTTTATGACGATCCGTCTTAACCAAACTACCATTTTTTAAAATTAAGTATGTAATATACTCTTTTTTAACTTTAGGTGTCAAAATGGTTTCAATTTTTACATAACCTTTCTCTTCAAGACGACGTAGTTTGGGGTAAAGATTTTGATCTTTCTTTTTTAAAATGAATTCATTTTTTGTATTAAATATGGATTTTAATTCAGTATCTACGTTCTCTTCATCAAGTAATGTGATTTTTTTAATGTAATACATGAGCATGTCATTTGGAATCATAGCCTCAATTGCACTTGCAATTAACGTATTTGGAACCTTTAACATCTCATCTAGAAGTATAAAAAATTCATCACTTAAAATTGGAGTTAAATCGATGACTTCTTTGATTGTTTTAGTTGCAGCATCACTTTCATTTTTAAGTTCAACAACTAAACCTAATCTTTCAATATTATGATCAGTAAAAGGGACAATGACTCTCATCCCTCTTTTAATTGTTTCAACTTCTGTATCAGGTACAAAATAGTCAAAAACTTGATTAATTTCTTTATGTTTGATGTCAACAATGACCGATGCAATCATAAAAATCACCTATAGTTATTATAACATTTAGGACAAAAAAATATCCCAATTAAGGGATATTTAATTATTCGTTATTTTTAATCTCGTTTAAGAGTTTTGCAATATGATTTCCGTATGCTAATGCCTTATCGTATTCAAAGACTAAATCAGGAATTTTTCTGATGTCTCTAATTTTTTCTGCAAGTTTCATACGAATTTCTTTTTTGTTTATTTCTAGGAGTTCAGCAACCTTATTTAATGATGCTTCATCATCTTTTAAAATGGTGTAATAAACTTTACAGAAACTTAAGTCTTTAGTTACTTTAGTTTCAGTTAAAGTTATGTAACCAATGTTTGGGTTCTTAACTACGTTATTAACAATGTGAACAAGTTCACGGAAAATACGAGATTGTAAACGATCAGTTGTAATACTCATCTTAGTCTACCTCTACTTCCTTTTCAATAGCACACTCAATAATGTCCCCTTCTTTAATATCGTTGAAGTTAACAATTGAGATACCACATTCGAAACCTTGACGTACTTCTTTAACATCATCTTTCATGCGTTTTAGTTGTTGGAATTCGCCCTTATAGATGACAACACCATCACGAATGATTGTAGCTTTACCATCACGTCTAATGACACCATCTGTCACCATACAACCTGCAATTTTACCTACTTTACTGAATGTAAAGATTTGGCGTACTTCGGCTTGCCCAGTAACAACATCTTCGAAGGTAGGTTCTAGCATTCCTTTAAGTGCTTTTTCAATATCCTCAGTAATACGATAAACTATGTTATAAAGTCTAATTTCAACACCTTGGCTCTCAGCTAGAGATTTAACTGCAGCTGATGGACGGACGTTAAAGCCAATAACGATTGCGTTTGATGCAGATGCTAATGTAATATCAGATTCAGAAATTGAACCGACACCACTTCTTACAACATTCGCATGGAATCCTTCAATATCAATCTTTTCTAACATACCTTTTAAAGCCTCAATTGAACCTTGAACGTCTGCTTTTAAGACAAGGTTTAATACCTTAGAACCATCATCTTGTGCACCGAACATACTTTCAAGTGAAGTTGCTTTTTGTTGTTTAGAATATGTTTCACGCTCTTTAGAAGCACGTGCTTCTGCAGTTTGTCTTGCAATTTTTTCGTCTTCAAATACCATGAAGACATCACCTGCTCTAGGCACATCATCAAGACCAGTAATTTCTACTGGAGTACCTGGTAATGCCTCTGTAAAGCGGCGTTTTAAATCATCATTCATTGTTCTGATCTTACCAAATGTGTTACCACATACGATAATATCACCAATTTTTAATGTACCATTTTCAACGATCACAGTTGCAACTGCACCACGACCTTTGTCAAGTGAAGCTTCAATAACTGTACCTTTTGCAAGTCTCTTTGGATTTGCTTTTAGGTTTTCCATTTCCGACACTAATATAATAACATCTAATAATTCATCAATACCCATTTTCTTTAATGCTGAAACCATCACATAAGGTGTTGTACCACCCCAAGTTTCAGGGATTAAATCATGTGATGATAATTCACTCATCACGTTATCTGGGTTTGCACTTGGTTTATCAATTTTGTTAACTGCCACTATGATAGGCACTTTTGCTGCTTTCGCATGTTGAAGTGCTTCAATCGTTTGAGGTTTTACACCATCGTCTGCTGCGACAACTAGAATAACAATATCTGTTACTTTAGCTCCGCGTGCTCTCATCTCAGTGAAAGCAGCATGTCCTGGAGTATCAATAAAGGTAATCTTTTCCCCTTGATGTTCCACTTGGTAAGCACCAATATGTTGAGTGATACCACCAGCTTCACCAGATACTACACGTGATTTTCTAATTGAATCTAGTAATGTTGTTTTACCATGGTCAACGTGTCCCATAATGGTAATGATAGGGCTACGCTTAACTAAGTCTTTTGGATCGTCAACGATTTCCATTTCATCATATCGGGTTAAATCGGTAATAACTTCGTCTTTAACCGTATATCCCATTTCTAATGCGACAAGTTCAACGGTTTCTCTGTCTAACACTTGGTTGACAGCAGTCATCATGCCTAATCCCATTAATTTCTTAATAAGAATAGCATTTGATACATCCATCGCTAAAGCTATGTCAGAGACGGTCATTTCTGGACGATAAATCAGTTCAGTATTTTTTGGTTTATTCGCCTCTTTTGGTTTTACTGTTGGGATATTCGATTTACGAAAATCTTTTTTTGGCATTGGTTTTTTATTCTTTTTGTTATACGCCATATGAATCACAATCCTTTCTACTTCAGCAACATACTAAACCCCTTATCTTTTATTCCGATAACTTTAACTTCTTTTCTACCTAGAGCACTAGAAAGCTCTATTGAAGAAAAGTTCTCATTTAAAACGCATTGATAAGTTTTCGTTTTGTCACTGATTTTCTTTTTTGTATTGGGACCGGCATCATTAGCAAGAAGGACCATATGAAGTTCACCTTTTTGTAAGGCTTTAACGACTTCATCAGTACCGAGTACCACCTTTTTTGCACGATATGCGAGTCCAAGTGTACCTAAGTTCATAAGAGTCCTAATAACTCCTCATAAATACTATCCGGTACATTTACTTCTAGTTTTTTATCTAAAGCTTTATTTTTCTTTGCAAGTTCGATGACTTCTTTAGACAAGATTAAATAAGCTCCACGGCCATTTGCTTTTCCTTTTGTATCAACTGATACTTCGCCTTCTTTAGTTGCTACAACACGGATTAAATCTTTTTTAGGGCGTACTTCTTTTGTGACAACACATGTACGCATTGGAACTTTTTTAACTTTCATGAGAATACCTCCCAAAACAATTAGTAAATAATGCCTTCTTCTGCTGCAATTGATTCTGATTTGATATCAATACTCCAACCAGATGCTTGAACTGCAAGTTTAACATTTTGACCAAGTTTTCCAATAGCAAGTGATAATTGTTGATCTGGAACGATCGCTAATGCGCTCTTATCTTTCGGATTAACTTTAGTTACTGCAACAACTGGAGCAGGTTGTAATGAGTTTGCAATTAATTCCTTTTCGTTATCGCTCCAACGGAAAAGGTCAATCTTTTCGCCAGATAGATACTTAGAAATTTCCTTAATACGAACGCCACCTTCACCTACAGTTGCACCAATAACGTCAACATTTTCGTTATTTGAACGTAGACCAACTTTTGATCTATCACCTGGGTCGCGAGCAATACCTAAAACTTCGATTGTACCATCTTTGATTTCAGGTACATGTTCTTCAAGTAAGCGAGTAATTAAACCAACATGTGTTCTTGAAACATAAATTTTTGGTCCTTTAGGTTTCATTTCAACATCTGTGACATAAACTTTAATTCTGTCACCAATATGGAATTTATCTGTTGGTAAAGCTTCTTTCTTAGGTAACATCGTAATGACATCTTTATTGATTTCAATACGATAGATTTCTTGTTCAACATCAAGTACTCTTGCATTTACCATTTCATATTGAAGTTTCTTTAATCCTTGATAAATGTTTTCTTTCTTGATTTGATTTAAAACTTCATTAAAACGATGTTTTAAATCACGAGAAGCATTATAGTTGAACTCACCTGGTTCAATTTTAACTTCAAGTAATTCATTCGCTTTAGCTCTAGAGTTCATTTCTTTAGCATCAGCTAATTTAATGAATGTATACTTCTTGTCTAGGTCAAGATTTAGTTCACCTTCGGGTAACACAAAGTATTGACCAAAGATTAAAAGTTCATTCTTTTCTTCTCTGAACTCAACTCGGCAAGTTTGTACGCCTAATTGTTTTTTACAAGCAGCAATGAGCCCCTGTTCAAATGCGTAGTAAACTTGTTCTTTTGATAAGTCGTTATCTTCTGCGACTTCATTGATATTTTGGAAAAATGCTTTATTAATCATTTTCTTTTCTCACCTCAAAATTTGACAGCTTGTCTAATAAATTTAATATTTTCGTAACTAATTTGTAGCTTTTTAGGTCTACCTTTAATAAAGAAACTTATGTAAAGTTGATCATCAATTACATCATCAAGTGTCGCATCGCCCATGAAACTTTCTGTTTCAATATAGACATACTTTCCGATGTTTTCTTTGATTTCATCGAGTGATCTAAGTGGACGCTCGATACCTACAGTTGAAAGTTCTAAGTAGTAATCGTCTGGTAAATCATCATTGATCAGATCTAAAACTTCCATGTGAATAGGTTCTAACGTCTCATGATCCAATTCATTATCGATTAAAATCGTAAGAATTTTCTCACTCCCCATCTTCTCAATTGATATATCAAATAAGTCTAATTTGTGTTTTTCAAACACTGTTAAAACTTTATTTTTAATTAAATTTATATCCATCTCATCACTCTCCAAAAAATAAGTGAGAACTTGCCAGCCCCACTTCATCTTCATAAAAATTATAGCATTTATTTATATAAATGACAACAAATAAATTAATTATGCTACAATATTTATACAAAAGAGAGGAATTTGTAATGAGAAAAGGTGTTTATCCAGGTTCATTTGATCCACCAACACTTGCACATTTAGATATTATCAAACGCGCATCAGAACTTGTTGATGAGCTTCATGTTGTGATTGCTCAAAATCCACGTAAAGTATTTTCATTTTCAGTTGAAGCACGTGAAATTATGCTTCAAAAGATGACCAAGGATATTCCAAATGTAAGAATTGGTCACACTTCTGACTTGGTTGTTCGTTATGCTCAAGAAAATGGATTAAAAGTTTTATTCCGTGGTTTACGAAACATTGCAGATTACGAAGCAGAATATCAATTATTCCAGTTCAATAAAAACTTAAATAATGAGGTTGAGACTGTTTATCTGTTCCCATCAACAAGAAATGGATTTGTCTCATCATCCTCAATTAAAGAACTTGTTTACCATCATGCTGAC
Coding sequences within:
- the priA gene encoding replication restart helicase PriA; the encoded protein is MIASVIVDIKHKEINQVFDYFVPDTEVETIKRGMRVIVPFTDHNIERLGLVVELKNESDAATKTIKEVIDLTPILSDEFFILLDEMLKVPNTLIASAIEAMIPNDMLMYYIKKITLLDEENVDTELKSIFNTKNEFILKKKDQNLYPKLRRLEEKGYVKIETILTPKVKKEYITYLILKNGSLVKTDRHKEIVSHFDGRYKILKKELVEIYGSSSIKTLIKNGCLEELDILKRLEDETTERLELKPLKDKLQKPFNEIEFNQFNTYLIEGMNEDSRTFIQHAVRKIIDQGQQVLVLVPEKFMVDHYIDLFKEGFKDVLVVGISSDQTYKERYLNQESLLDNDARIAIGTRLSVFTQFKNLGGIFILFSHDEAYYPFEGLYYDPFKLLTLRAEINQIPLFLNTHTKTLNDFYQIDLGNYTYIDLKKDNFDTKITLVDMKEELKLGNTKMLSHVLREKIDEALTLNKNSLLVLNQKGLSRFVMCRSCSHVPKDPATDIPLNYIEKTGMLRSNLTKYQEHFTKTCPICGKDSMKPVGAGIELLKTYLNKVYPNETIIQIDKDTLSSKETYEIIKNTTLKDRKIFIGTQMALKSLFKDKISLVGVLLADSFLKLPRFDANEVGFKILNDAKHIAKDDLVIQAYDSNHFVLSALSSEDIFYKAELSNRKVSKLPPFNELLQIRISAESYLRVHQYAHILKNKLALENIQVLGPIDATPLKLENHYRVLLLMKYQKIEESVKSLLVSTKEFNIDINKNITWY
- the rbfA gene encoding 30S ribosome-binding factor RbfA codes for the protein MSITTDRLQSRIFRELVHIVNNVVKNPNIGYITLTETKVTKDLSFCKVYYTILKDDEASLNKVAELLEINKKEIRMKLAEKIRDIRKIPDLVFEYDKALAYGNHIAKLLNEIKNNE
- the infB gene encoding translation initiation factor IF-2, which encodes MAYNKKNKKPMPKKDFRKSNIPTVKPKEANKPKNTELIYRPEMTVSDIALAMDVSNAILIKKLMGLGMMTAVNQVLDRETVELVALEMGYTVKDEVITDLTRYDEMEIVDDPKDLVKRSPIITIMGHVDHGKTTLLDSIRKSRVVSGEAGGITQHIGAYQVEHQGEKITFIDTPGHAAFTEMRARGAKVTDIVILVVAADDGVKPQTIEALQHAKAAKVPIIVAVNKIDKPSANPDNVMSELSSHDLIPETWGGTTPYVMVSALKKMGIDELLDVIILVSEMENLKANPKRLAKGTVIEASLDKGRGAVATVIVENGTLKIGDIIVCGNTFGKIRTMNDDLKRRFTEALPGTPVEITGLDDVPRAGDVFMVFEDEKIARQTAEARASKERETYSKQQKATSLESMFGAQDDGSKVLNLVLKADVQGSIEALKGMLEKIDIEGFHANVVRSGVGSISESDITLASASNAIVIGFNVRPSAAVKSLAESQGVEIRLYNIVYRITEDIEKALKGMLEPTFEDVVTGQAEVRQIFTFSKVGKIAGCMVTDGVIRRDGKATIIRDGVVIYKGEFQQLKRMKDDVKEVRQGFECGISIVNFNDIKEGDIIECAIEKEVEVD
- a CDS encoding L7Ae/L30e/S12e/Gadd45 family ribosomal protein, whose product is MNLGTLGLAYRAKKVVLGTDEVVKALQKGELHMVLLANDAGPNTKKKISDKTKTYQCVLNENFSSIELSSALGRKEVKVIGIKDKGFSMLLK
- the rnpM gene encoding RNase P modulator RnpM, encoding MKVKKVPMRTCVVTKEVRPKKDLIRVVATKEGEVSVDTKGKANGRGAYLILSKEVIELAKKNKALDKKLEVNVPDSIYEELLGLL
- the nusA gene encoding transcription termination factor NusA; its protein translation is MINKAFFQNINEVAEDNDLSKEQVYYAFEQGLIAACKKQLGVQTCRVEFREEKNELLIFGQYFVLPEGELNLDLDKKYTFIKLADAKEMNSRAKANELLEVKIEPGEFNYNASRDLKHRFNEVLNQIKKENIYQGLKKLQYEMVNARVLDVEQEIYRIEINKDVITMLPKKEALPTDKFHIGDRIKVYVTDVEMKPKGPKIYVSRTHVGLITRLLEEHVPEIKDGTIEVLGIARDPGDRSKVGLRSNNENVDVIGATVGEGGVRIKEISKYLSGEKIDLFRWSDNEKELIANSLQPAPVVAVTKVNPKDKSALAIVPDQQLSLAIGKLGQNVKLAVQASGWSIDIKSESIAAEEGIIY
- the coaD gene encoding pantetheine-phosphate adenylyltransferase produces the protein MRKGVYPGSFDPPTLAHLDIIKRASELVDELHVVIAQNPRKVFSFSVEAREIMLQKMTKDIPNVRIGHTSDLVVRYAQENGLKVLFRGLRNIADYEAEYQLFQFNKNLNNEVETVYLFPSTRNGFVSSSSIKELVYHHADISLYVHEDIINDVINGLPKK